Proteins found in one Polyodon spathula isolate WHYD16114869_AA chromosome 10, ASM1765450v1, whole genome shotgun sequence genomic segment:
- the nkx2.3 gene encoding homeobox protein Nkx-2.3 produces the protein MLPSPVTSTPFSVKDILNLEQQTQQHQALHHQHPRAHLHQDLQQLQQQHFHAPPSCMLAAAESPGFSDGEEKMAYLNSLSVSHSHGDASISPDLYVHAALENSNDTKLEVDPLEDRETKSCPVKKSKDCDDSRQDELERPKQRTRRKPRVLFSQAQVFELERRFKQQRYLSAPEREHLASTLKLTSTQVKIWFQNRRYKCKRQRQDKSLEMVGHHHPPPPRRVAVPVLVRDGKPCLGGSQNYNAPYGTNPYSYNSYPTYSTYSSPAYNSNYSCTYSSIPPIPPSTATNAFMNMNLSNIANLSNAAQPQTHQGATVSPCQGTLQGIRAW, from the exons ATGCTTCCAAGTCCAGTTACTTCCACACCATTCTCTGTCAAAGATATTCTGAATCTGGAGCAGCAAACTCAACAGCACCAAGCCCTGCACCACCAGCACCCTCGCGCGCACTTGCACCAGGATTTACAGCAACTGCAGCAGCAACACTTCCACGCGCCTCCTTCTTGCATGCTCGCAGCTGCGGAGAGCCCAGGCTTCTCGGACGGGGAGGAGAAAATGGCTTATCTTAACTCGCTCTCTGTCTCGCACAGTCACGGGGATGCCAGCATCTCTCCCGACCTCTATGTCCACGCAGCGCTTGAAAATTCCAACGACACCAAACTAGAGGTGGATCCACTAGAGGACCGAGAAACCA aaagtTGTCCTGTTAAGAAATCGAAAGATTGTGATGACAGCCGGCAGGATGAATTGGAAAGACCCAAGCAGAGAACCAGGCGGAAACCCAGAGTTCTCTTCTCACAGGCCCAGGTGTTTGAGTTGGAGAGGCGGTTCAAGCAGCAGAGATACCTGTCGGCGCCGGAGAGGGAACATCTAGCCAGCACGCTGAAACTCACTTCCACTCAGGTCAAGATCTGGTTTCAGAACCGGCGATACAAATGCAAAAGGCAGCGACAGGACAAGTCGCTGGAGATGGTTGGCCACCACCACCCTCCGCCGCCCAGACGAGTTGCAGTGCCCGTGTTGGTTCGGGATGGCAAGCCTTGCCTGGGGGGCTCTCAGAACTACAATGCTCCTTATGGGACAAACCCTTACAGCTATAACAGTTACCCCACTTATAGTACCTACAGCAGCCCCGCCTACAACTCCAACTACAGCTGCACTTACTCCAGTATACCCCCCATTCCACCCAGCACAGCTACCAACGCTTTCATGAATATGAACCTCAGCAATATTGCCAACCTCAGCAATGCTGCTCAGCCCCAGACGCACCAGGGGGCCACAGTCTCGCCGTGCCAGGGAACTCTACAAGGGATCCGAGCCTGGTag